The following are from one region of the Hippocampus zosterae strain Florida chromosome 9, ASM2543408v3, whole genome shotgun sequence genome:
- the errfi1a gene encoding ERBB receptor feedback inhibitor 1a, translating into MRPECAWSMSTVGLTAQETSFPVEHPFLRGSYYHSMAGSKSSWSYTHDLDNFYFTMKSEHTDHSSHRQHKSPPSLSYERHKHSSSILKLPLKKLRPSHLSLSCSAEPSTPSPGDDDQVVSSFQHLSMYECSSPPQTPDRCSKPLPPIPLRRDISSEQAMDNEVESFTSTDESCCLVSDQCSKPSPFRTGLPSRRSLRDCGQINHAYYDGPLSPRQPQPQQLPVHRPQQKEMQDHRLQELPAVCQRQRDKTQKKLHRSKSGPAGSLNNPCQLRSKYSALNTGHKMEVPPPIPPRPTKMSGPAHSQRDTRRWSAEVSYSDEDKPPKLPPRDPLSLGTSRTPSPKSLPTYINGVMPTTQSFAPDPKYVSRGLQRQNSEGSPCILPIVDKEGKKASSTHYYLLPHRPTFVDSKSVEKFLQTLDSPDSEWDCHTRRKAPVDLV; encoded by the exons ATGCGACCCGAGTGTGCCTGGAGCATGTCCACAGTGGGCCTGACTGCCCAGGAGACATCTTTTCCCGTAGAACACCCCTTCCTGCGGGGCAGCTACTATCACAGCATGGCTGGATCAAAGTCATCGTGGAGCTATACCCACGACCTGGACAA CTTCTACTTCACAATGAAATCAGAACACACAGATCACAGCTCTCATCGCCAGCACAAGAGTCCGCCATCGCTAAGTTACGAAA GGCATAAACACAGTTCCAGCATCCTGAAATTACCTCTCAAGAAGCTTCGGCCTTCCCATCTTTCCCTGTCCTGTAGCGCTGAACCATCCACGCCGAGTCCGGGCGATGACGACCAGGTGGTCTCCTCATTCCAACATCTCTCGATGTACGAGTGCAGCAGTCCGCCGCAGACTCCGGACAGGTGCTCCAAGCCTCTGCCGCCCATCCCGCTGCGTCGTGACATCTCATCCGAGCAGGCCATGGACAACGAGGTGGAGTCCTTCACCAGCACGGATGAGAGCTGCTGCCTGGTGTCGGATCAGTGTTCCAAACCCTCTCCTTTTCGGACCGGACTCCCCAGTCGGAGAAGCTTAAGGGACTGCGGACAGATTAACCACGCTTACTATGACGGGCCTTTAAGTCCGAGGCAACCCCAACCTCAGCAGCTTCCCGTGCATCGCCCCCAGCAGAAGGAAATGCAAGATCATCGGCTTCAGGAACTACCAGCGGTTTGCCAACGGCAGCGGGACAAAACTCAAAAGAAACTACATCGTTCTAAGTCCGGACCAGCCGGATCTTTAAACAACCCTTGCCAACTGCGCTCCAAATACTCCGCCCTCAACACAGGTCACAAAATGGAGGTTCCTCCACCGATTCCGCCGCGACCAACCAAGATGTCAGGTCCCGCACACTCTCAGAGAG ACACCCGCCGCTGGTCAGCAGAAGTGTCATACAGCGATGAGGACAAACCCCCAAAGCTGCCTCCGAGGGACCCCTTGTCCTTGGGCACCTCCCGCACTCCTAGCCCCAAGAGCCTCCCGACATACATCAACGGCGTGATGCCCACCACCCAAAGCTTTGCACCGGACCCTAAATATGTCAGTCGGGGTTTACAGAGACAGAACAGCGAGGGATCGCCGTGCATCCTGCCTATCGTGGacaaagagggaaaaaaggCCAGTAGTACACATTACTACCTTCTGCCTCACCGACCCACCTTTGTGGACTCCAAGTCCGTTGAAAAATTCCTACAGACGTTGGACAGCCCGGACTCGGAATGGGACTGCCACACCAGGCGGAAAGCGCCCGTGGATCTAGTTTAA